The genomic region CTTCACTCTCTTCCAGGGCGCTCTCTGCATCTGGGGGCCGGGCGCGGTCCAACCGAAGGCCCTTAGCCCCGAGCGAGAGTCCATGTCGCTGAGCCGCCTTGCCGTGACTCGCGACGGAACGACCTGCTACTTCAGCGTCTCGCACAACCTGTGGCAAGCCTCGACGACCGGGGCCGCACCTAAGCAACTCACCACGCGCGGGCATGCGACGGTCGTCGACGAGGAGTTTGCAGAGCCCCACGATTGCGACTGCCCGCTGCTGTCTCCGGACGGCCGCTACCTGGCCTACCGCTACATGCCCGACAAGGGAGCCGCGCAGGTATGGCTCATGAACCTGCAGACCGGCAAGGACGCTCGGCTGGCCGACGACGCCGACCTTGGTCCCGGCTGCTGGACTCCTGACGGGTCGGCGATTGTCTTCGAGAAGGGCCAGAGCCTGTGGCGCGTTGAAGTCGCCACTGGTGCCCTCAGCCAGGTGACGCAGTGTCCGGCAGGTGCCCGAGTGGGCGACGGTCAACCAACCTTCAGCCCCGACGGCACGCTGGCCTTCACGCGTGACTTCGACCTGTGGCTCCTTCCTCCCAACTCGACAGCCGCGCGCCGTCTGACGAACACGAGCTACCTGCAGTGGCCGACCTGGAGCCCGGACGGCAAGCGCCTTGCTGCCTATGCCTCCCGCAGGGCCGGAGAAGGGGAAGACGCCGACCAGTGGGATGAGATCCACATGGTGGACCTCACGGGGACAACGAAGTGCCTGGTCTCGACCAGCAACGCACCCGAGGGCACCCTTTCTGCCGCCCAGATCATCGGGTGGCTTAGCAACACCGAGCTGTTGATCGACCGCAATGTCGGGGAAGCGCCGCCGAAGGTCTACGCCATCGACGTGAACACTGGCCTTTCGCGTCTCCTGCTGAAGCTTCGGGATGGCGACGAGATGCCAACGCTGTGGGTCCCGGGCCGTCAGTGACGGTCTCAAATGCCCTGCTACGTCAGGAGGCTCCCTGATGTCGCTGCGCAAAACCGAAGACGTGGTCATCTACCAGGACGATAGCTGGTACTCCTCCTTCCCGTCGCTGGTCACGCAGGATGACGGCACAGTCCTGTGTGCCTTTCGCCGCGCACCGGAGCGCCGAAAGTGGGGAGCAAGTGGCGTCACCCATGCCGACCCCAACAGCGCCTGTGTCCTCGTTCGCTCGGAGGATGGCGGGGAGACCTGGAGCAAGCAACCGCTCACCGTCTGGGCCAATCCGCTCGCGGGCAACCAGGACCCGTGCATGTTCCAGCTTGCCGACGGCTCCCTGCTGTGTTCCACCTTCTCCTGGATGCTGCTGCATGGCGAGGCTCCCACGGCGCCGGGCATCATCAACGTCGCGCATCTGGGCTGGAAGATGGTGAACCTCGGGGCGAGCTGCCTGCGCTCGACAGACGGCGGACGAACCTGGACTGCTCCCGATCCACTGAGCGTCGCCGAGGACCCGGCCGTCATGAGCCATCTCATCGAGAAGCATCGCCCTGTGGTCGGGAAGCTGGCCAAAGAGTACGAGGACGAGTGCGATGTAAGCCTGGAGGAGCTCACCGCCGCCGGTGAGGTTGGCTTGCAGCGAGCGGCCGCGAGCTTCCGCGAGGGCAAGCACTTCGACTTCGGCACCTACGCCTCCTGGTGGGTCCGCTGGGCCATCACCTATGCCCTGACGCACGGTGGCCAGCCCTTGCGTGTGGCCGTTCCCATCGAGCCGCCACCCGGGCGGCCTCGCGAGGTGTATCCGGGCATTCCGAACCGTGGTGCCTGCCGGGGCAAGATGGCGCAGTTGCCTGACGGCCGCGTCCTGTGGCCGCTCTATGGCTTCCGCAAGGGGCCAATGCCCAGTGAGTCCTGCGTCTACGCCTCCGATGACGGCGGCGAGACCTGGCGCTACCTGTCACTGATCGCCGAGGATGAGGCAATCGGCTTCAACGAGACTTCGCTTCATCTGTGTCCGAGTGGCCGCCTGGTTGCCTTCCTGCGCACCACCGGCCTCGAGGGAGTCCTGGCCACCGCAAGCTCCTCTGACGGCGGCCAGACCTGGTCGCCCTGGCGTCAGAGCTCGATCTGGGGACACCCCTTCACCCCCTGTGCGCTCAAGGATGGCCGGGTGGCTCTCATCTACGGGCATCGGCGCGAGCCCTTTGGCATCCGCATGAAGCTCCTCGACCCGGAGTGCTCAGACCTGGAGACCGCCGAGGAGTTGGTCCTGCGCACCGACGGCGGTAACGGCGACATCGGCTACCCGTGGGTCACTCCGCTGTCCGAGAGCAGGCTGCTGTGCGCGTACTACACGAACCATGACGACGGCACCCGCTACATCGCCGGGAGCATCGTCGAAGTTTCCTGATCCAGACGCATCTGTACCGACTCAGTAGGGAGGAAAGCTCATGGCCCAGTTCACACGCCTCGAAACCCTCAATGCCATGCTCGACCGAGGCCTTGTGCCCGTGTTCTACAACAAGGACATCGACACCGCGGTGAAGATCACCGAAGCCTGCGCCGCCGCAGGTTGCCGATGCGTCGAGTTCACCAACCGCGGCGACTTCGCCTACGAGGTCTTCGCCGAGCTGGTGAAGTACTGCAAGGACAACCTGCCCCAGGTCATCATGGGCGTCGGCTCCGTCGTCGACCCCGGCACCGCTGCCCTGTACATGGCCAACGGCGCCAACTTCATCGTCGGCCCGATCCTCAATCCCGAGGTCGCCCGCGTCTGCAACCGCCGCAAGATCCCCTACTCGCCCGGTTGTGGTAGCGCCAGCGAGATCTCCGAGGCCGAGGAGCTCGGGGTCGAGGTCGTCAAGGTCTTCCCTGGTGCCGAGGTCGGAGGTCCGGCCTTCGTCAAGGCCATGCTCGGACCTTGCCCCTGGACCCGCATCATGCCCACCGGTGGCGTCGATGCCACGGAGCAGAGCGTGACCGCATGGATCAAGGCCGGCGCCGCCGCCCTGGGAATCGGCAGCAACCTCATCACCAAGGACCTCGTCGCAGCCGGCGACTTCGCGGGCATCACCGCGAAGGCCCAGGAAGTCCTCTGGTGGGTGCAGAAGGCCCGTGGCGCCTCGCTGTTCCTCGGAATCGAGCACCCCGGCCTGTACCCGGAGAAGCCCGCCGGTGGTCAGGAGATGGCGGACTGGTATGCCGGCGCCTTCGGCCTCGACGTGAAGGTCGGCAACTCCTCCATCTTCGTCTCCGGCAAGGGCCCCGGTCGCCTTGAGATCATGAAGGAGCCGACCCAGCCCAAGACTCACGTCGCGGTGCGCGTCAGCAATTACGAGGAGGCCAAGAAGGCCCTGGAAGCCAAGGGCTTCGCCTTCGAGGACGAGACGGACAAGAAGGGCGTCAAGGCAGGCTACCTGACCACGCCGGATCCGGCAGGCCATCGCGTACACCTGCTGTACAACCCGAACCTCTAGAGCCCATCGGCCGCCCCTGTTCGGGCGGGCGAAGCGGTGCAGTGTTGACGGGGTCTGATGGCCGGAAGGCTGTCAGGCCCCGTTGCTCTGTCAGCCCCTGATTCCGAGGGTCAGTAGGACATCGAAGTTCCTCATGACCCCGCCGGCGACGGGTTTGGTTACGGTCGTGGCCTTCACCGTCCGCACCTGCATCAGTCCGGCCGACCGCAGCATCTCCTGCATCTCCTCCGCGCTGAACCCAAAGTGCGCCACCCCGGTGTTGTCGGCGTGGAAGTCGCCCGCTTCCTTGTCGAGGTCCACAATCGCCAGCACACCACCGGCCTGAAGCATCTGCGCCAGTCGCCCAATCACGACTCCGGGGTGCTCGAGGTGGTGCATGGTCAGGCTGCTAAAGATCAGGTCATACCGGCCCTCTGACGGCTCCTCGTGCTCCAGGTCCAGCTTCAGCGTCCGCACGTTGTCGATCTGTGCCGCCGCGAGCTTGTCCTGCAGAACCCTCAGCATCCCCTCTGAGGAGTCCGCGGCCACTATGCTGCCAAGTCCCGGCTGAAGGCCAAGCGTCACCAGGCCCGTGCCACAGCCATAGTCGAGGGCCTGCAGGGCGTCACTCAGCAGCACTTCCCGACGAATCGCTTCGCAGATACCTCGGGCGGCGCTGATGCGGCCCGGGTTGTCATCCCAGGTCGCCGCCAGGTTGTCGAAATCGCGCTTGTTAGCCATCTTCAACCTCCGTAGTTCAGGGCCCTGCGCGGCCGCAGGCTACAGTCCCCCGATGCCTGAGGTCGCCGGCAGGTACAGGCTGAAGGCCAGGTCCAGAAGAGTCCGCAGGTAGCCGACCGCGAACTCACCCACGATCAGGCCGAGGAAGAACGGCCTCGCCTTCCGGTACGCCGACAGCCCTCCGTAGCGCAGCAGGAGGCTCTTGATGAGCCAGGTCAGGAAGATCGGCAGCCACAGTCGGAACAGGCCGAAGCTCCCCGAGACCAGGTACCCCGCAGGATGGAAGGGCCACCAGACGAACCGCGTCCGCAGCGCCGCCAGCAGAAGCGTGAAGCCGACGCCATACAGGTAGGCGCAACTCGCTCCCAAGTCCGGCTTGCGTGGGTTGGCCAGCCAGGAATCCAGCTTACGCCAGGGGTCAAGACCAAAGGCCCACTTCAGGGTTGCGTTGAACTTGGCCGACTCGTAGCCCACCTGGTAAGTCACATGCAGGAAGGCCCAGAAGGCCGTGACGATCGCCACGGCCGAGGCCAAGAGGATCACCACTGTTAGCCCGCGCATCGACAGACCCGACTGGTCGGCGATCCGCAGCGAGTCGCCGTGGATCGGCATCGGGAGCTGCCGGTGCGTCCGGGTCAGCCAGAAGAACAGCGTGATGACCGACAGGTCCTTCTTCGACCACGACGCTGTCCCCGCGACGTTCTGCATGATGTCCTCGGCTCCCACCTGGTACATCTCGATGGTGGGCAGCCCGAGCTCGGCCCGGATGCGCGTCACCGTCAGCGTCACCGTCAGGAACAGGAGCAGAAAGCACAGCGCCGAACCCCAGGCCATCCCCGCCGCGACCGCAAAGGCCACCATGAACGCGACCCCGGCCACAAAGCCCCACACCGCCACTGCAGAAGACAGGGGCTCCTGCGATGGGTCTGCCTTCACACCATCTCCCACGAGTCCGGCCCAGGCCTCGCCATCACCCTTCTCAGCGCGAATCCCGACGGCTTCTCGCAGCACTCGCTGCAGATGATGCCGTGCAGCCCACAGCACGAACAGCGCAATCCCGAAGTAAGCCCCGACGCCCTGCTGCTGGACGAAGGGGAAGCGGTTGAACTGCTTGTAGCCGATCAGCGCGGTGCCGATCAGCTCCAGACGCGCGAACCAGAAGAAGAACCACACGGAGAAGGCAAGCTGCAACGGGAGCAGATATGCGAGGCCATAGCTGAAGGGGTATGAGGAGATCGGGATCGCCCCGGCGGCGCTCAGCGGCATGCCCTTGAAGGTGTAGTTGTACACGCCGATGTTCAGCGCCGGCACCGCAGGCCACAGACTGTGCCCAAGCCGCACCAACTCCATCCCACCTGCCAGCGCGAAGGCGACCCAGAAGGGCCAGCTATGGTACAGCGCCCGATCCGGCGCCGTCAGTTCGAGGGGGACGCCTGCGATGGGGTAGTTCAGCCGCTCCCGGTCCCACTGTCTGCGCAGGATCGACATCAGGCATAGCAGCGTCCACACCAGGACCATCGCGAATAGCGCCCACCAGGCCAGTGGCAACAGCCACGGACGCCAGTGTCCACCCTCGTACAGACTCGAGCCGCCCAGGTACAAGGGGT from Armatimonadia bacterium harbors:
- a CDS encoding VOC family protein, with translation MADWYAGAFGLDVKVGNSSIFVSGKGPGRLEIMKEPTQPKTHVAVRVSNYEEAKKALEAKGFAFEDETDKKGVKAGYLTTPDPAGHRVHLLYNPNL
- a CDS encoding exo-alpha-sialidase, coding for MSLRKTEDVVIYQDDSWYSSFPSLVTQDDGTVLCAFRRAPERRKWGASGVTHADPNSACVLVRSEDGGETWSKQPLTVWANPLAGNQDPCMFQLADGSLLCSTFSWMLLHGEAPTAPGIINVAHLGWKMVNLGASCLRSTDGGRTWTAPDPLSVAEDPAVMSHLIEKHRPVVGKLAKEYEDECDVSLEELTAAGEVGLQRAAASFREGKHFDFGTYASWWVRWAITYALTHGGQPLRVAVPIEPPPGRPREVYPGIPNRGACRGKMAQLPDGRVLWPLYGFRKGPMPSESCVYASDDGGETWRYLSLIAEDEAIGFNETSLHLCPSGRLVAFLRTTGLEGVLATASSSDGGQTWSPWRQSSIWGHPFTPCALKDGRVALIYGHRREPFGIRMKLLDPECSDLETAEELVLRTDGGNGDIGYPWVTPLSESRLLCAYYTNHDDGTRYIAGSIVEVS
- a CDS encoding DUF6785 family protein, with protein sequence MLQQPSTDDKAGGRAADRPARPTARAILCGLLLIPPNAWWFAHIEYVRYSDNCTTSALFFNTITLLMVLLGVNGLVARLWPHKAFSRTELLTVYVMLVVASALTGHDQLQILFTTITWVFRNATPENGWAEEIWPHLPHHLVVSDPVALNPLYLGGSSLYEGGHWRPWLLPLAWWALFAMVLVWTLLCLMSILRRQWDRERLNYPIAGVPLELTAPDRALYHSWPFWVAFALAGGMELVRLGHSLWPAVPALNIGVYNYTFKGMPLSAAGAIPISSYPFSYGLAYLLPLQLAFSVWFFFWFARLELIGTALIGYKQFNRFPFVQQQGVGAYFGIALFVLWAARHHLQRVLREAVGIRAEKGDGEAWAGLVGDGVKADPSQEPLSSAVAVWGFVAGVAFMVAFAVAAGMAWGSALCFLLLFLTVTLTVTRIRAELGLPTIEMYQVGAEDIMQNVAGTASWSKKDLSVITLFFWLTRTHRQLPMPIHGDSLRIADQSGLSMRGLTVVILLASAVAIVTAFWAFLHVTYQVGYESAKFNATLKWAFGLDPWRKLDSWLANPRKPDLGASCAYLYGVGFTLLLAALRTRFVWWPFHPAGYLVSGSFGLFRLWLPIFLTWLIKSLLLRYGGLSAYRKARPFFLGLIVGEFAVGYLRTLLDLAFSLYLPATSGIGGL
- a CDS encoding class I SAM-dependent methyltransferase; its protein translation is MANKRDFDNLAATWDDNPGRISAARGICEAIRREVLLSDALQALDYGCGTGLVTLGLQPGLGSIVAADSSEGMLRVLQDKLAAAQIDNVRTLKLDLEHEEPSEGRYDLIFSSLTMHHLEHPGVVIGRLAQMLQAGGVLAIVDLDKEAGDFHADNTGVAHFGFSAEEMQEMLRSAGLMQVRTVKATTVTKPVAGGVMRNFDVLLTLGIRG